The genome window GTCGCCCGAAGACCTTTACGTCGCCTCGGTCAACGTATGCATCATGAGCACCTTCCTGGCGTTCGCCGGGCGGGCCTCCCTGGACTTCGTGGAATACGAGAGCGAGGCGGAAGGGCTGCTCGAGTTCGTGGACGGCCGGTTTCTGTTCACGAAGATCGTCGTCCGCCCACGGATCGCACTCCGGTCCGGCGAAGATCGGGCCAACGCGGAGGAGATCCTCCACAAGGCCGAGAAGAACTGTATCGTCTCGAACTCCGTCCGTACCGAGGTGACGCTCGAGCCGACCTTCGCGTAAAGACGAGCGCCTCCGGAGGGAA of Deltaproteobacteria bacterium GWC2_65_14 contains these proteins:
- a CDS encoding osmotically inducible protein OsmC; this translates as AGKPPVEVATPPEFKGHEGIWSPEDLYVASVNVCIMSTFLAFAGRASLDFVEYESEAEGLLEFVDGRFLFTKIVVRPRIALRSGEDRANAEEILHKAEKNCIVSNSVRTEVTLEPTFA